In one window of Tenacibaculum mesophilum DNA:
- a CDS encoding YncE family protein — translation METSKANDKEIQQEWCKIGETYATEVNKMVSFGEEHGWENWKGKEPEDNRNHLADVVVQKLREANKTGHIEEFRKQYPPAHTPLIKYFKEKGQSIEQLCFIENEKIVFVTGSAYQKRQAYLLNNRTLIKLDNTIDAIGKSHQNNIFAIKTPKTLITRKEWDGEIIETFELGDINELGISNITPFNDGKKVLITTSEGIFLISKNKTHMIHPLPDLEDEEWEPYIDMENAALSNDNKYIVVGDQSFDHRVLDNEGNQIGEIGPQSSYPHFCLFSKDDKQLITNSCHFYNGITIGVDAKNLNGLEVESYVDEADNFKVIDDEMRVYVGTATKDYYILGDAYGYIKAFDKNGNCIWRHYLGSTISGITISDNNQTLWVSNYAGILHKLKLGKGHRDTHTIGNGNHYEDFRLILWKEEKKELWW, via the coding sequence ATGGAGACTAGTAAAGCAAACGACAAAGAAATACAACAAGAATGGTGTAAAATTGGCGAAACTTATGCTACTGAGGTTAACAAGATGGTTTCTTTTGGTGAAGAACATGGTTGGGAAAATTGGAAAGGTAAAGAACCAGAAGACAACCGTAACCATTTAGCTGATGTCGTGGTACAAAAGTTAAGAGAAGCCAATAAAACTGGACATATTGAAGAGTTCAGAAAACAATACCCACCTGCTCATACTCCATTAATAAAATATTTTAAAGAAAAAGGACAAAGTATTGAACAGCTATGCTTTATTGAAAATGAAAAAATCGTTTTTGTAACAGGTAGCGCCTATCAAAAAAGACAAGCCTATCTTCTAAACAACAGAACACTTATTAAATTAGATAATACCATTGATGCCATAGGAAAATCTCATCAAAACAACATTTTTGCAATTAAAACTCCAAAAACATTAATTACACGTAAAGAATGGGATGGAGAAATTATTGAAACTTTTGAGTTAGGCGATATAAATGAATTAGGTATTTCAAATATAACACCCTTCAACGATGGGAAAAAAGTACTTATTACTACTTCAGAAGGAATATTTTTAATATCTAAAAACAAGACACACATGATACATCCTTTGCCCGATTTAGAAGATGAAGAATGGGAACCATACATAGACATGGAAAACGCTGCTTTATCTAATGACAATAAATATATTGTAGTTGGTGATCAATCTTTTGATCATCGAGTATTAGATAATGAAGGAAATCAAATTGGAGAAATTGGTCCGCAATCTTCTTATCCTCATTTTTGCCTATTTTCTAAAGACGACAAACAACTTATTACAAACTCTTGTCATTTTTATAACGGAATTACCATAGGGGTTGATGCTAAGAACTTAAACGGATTAGAAGTTGAATCTTATGTAGATGAAGCAGATAATTTTAAGGTTATTGATGATGAAATGAGAGTGTATGTTGGTACAGCTACTAAAGACTATTACATTTTAGGTGATGCTTACGGATACATTAAAGCTTTTGATAAAAATGGGAACTGTATTTGGCGACATTATCTTGGCTCTACCATTAGCGGTATTACAATTTCTGACAACAATCAAACTTTATGGGTAAGTAACTATGCTGGAATTCTTCATAAATTAAAATTAGGTAAAGGGCACAGAGATACACATACCATTGGTAATGGAAATCATTATGAAGATTTCAGATTAATTCTTTGGAAAGAAGAAAAAAAAGAGCTTTGGTGGTAA
- a CDS encoding MATE family efflux transporter, producing the protein MNLQQYTSEFKYNLKLATPVMLGMLGHTFVSFIDNIMVGQLGTAELAAVSLGNSFMFIAMSLGIGFSTAITPLIAEADSSNNFTQAKSTFKHGLFLCTMMGLVLFLAVFFSKPLMYLMKQPIEVVELAIPYLDLVAFSLIPMIIFQAFKQFSDGMSMTRYPMYATLIANVLNVLLNYLLIYGKFGFPELGIVGAAYGTLLSRFVMVVYLWWLLSKKERSKRLVTNIKFFVLDTLMIRKILNLGTPSAMQMFFEVAIFTAAIWLSGLLGKNPQAANQIALNLSSMTFMVATGLSVASMIRVGNQKGLKNYKELRRIAFSIFFLGTILAVVFATFFFVFHKSLPNLYVDLSDAENYADNMEVMSIAANLLIAAAIFQISDSIQVVMLGALRGLQDVKIPTLITFISYWIVGFPISFFFGAKDMYGSFGIWLGLLAGLTTASILLFIRFNKLTIKLIKTKHYELT; encoded by the coding sequence TTGAATTTACAACAATATACATCTGAGTTTAAATATAATTTAAAACTTGCTACTCCAGTGATGTTGGGTATGTTGGGGCATACTTTTGTGAGTTTTATAGATAATATTATGGTGGGGCAACTTGGAACTGCTGAGTTAGCAGCAGTTTCATTAGGTAATAGTTTTATGTTTATTGCTATGTCGTTAGGTATTGGTTTTTCTACTGCAATAACACCTTTAATTGCTGAAGCAGATTCTTCAAATAATTTTACACAAGCAAAATCTACTTTTAAGCATGGACTTTTTTTATGCACTATGATGGGGCTTGTACTGTTTTTAGCTGTTTTCTTTTCGAAGCCGTTAATGTATTTAATGAAACAACCTATAGAAGTAGTTGAGTTAGCGATTCCATATTTAGATTTGGTAGCCTTTTCATTAATTCCGATGATTATTTTTCAGGCATTTAAACAGTTTAGCGATGGAATGTCGATGACACGTTACCCTATGTATGCAACATTAATAGCTAATGTGTTAAACGTGCTACTTAATTACTTACTTATTTATGGAAAGTTTGGTTTTCCAGAGTTAGGAATAGTAGGAGCTGCTTATGGAACATTACTTTCAAGGTTTGTAATGGTAGTATATCTGTGGTGGTTGTTAAGTAAAAAGGAACGATCAAAACGCTTGGTAACCAATATTAAGTTTTTTGTTTTAGATACTTTGATGATTCGAAAAATATTAAATTTAGGTACACCAAGTGCTATGCAAATGTTTTTTGAAGTAGCTATTTTTACGGCAGCAATTTGGTTAAGTGGATTGTTAGGTAAAAATCCTCAAGCAGCAAATCAAATAGCATTGAATTTATCTTCTATGACATTTATGGTAGCAACCGGATTAAGTGTTGCATCTATGATTAGAGTGGGGAATCAAAAAGGATTAAAAAATTATAAAGAATTACGAAGAATAGCGTTTTCAATCTTTTTCTTAGGAACAATATTAGCGGTTGTATTTGCTACTTTCTTCTTTGTTTTTCATAAATCATTACCAAATTTATATGTTGATTTAAGCGATGCTGAAAATTATGCAGATAATATGGAGGTAATGAGTATAGCAGCAAACTTATTAATTGCTGCCGCAATTTTTCAGATTAGTGATAGTATACAAGTTGTAATGTTAGGTGCTTTACGTGGTTTACAAGATGTTAAAATACCTACATTAATAACTTTTATATCGTATTGGATAGTTGGTTTTCCGATTAGCTTTTTCTTTGGAGCAAAAGATATGTATGGTAGCTTTGGTATTTGGTTAGGATTACTAGCAGGATTAACTACAGCGTCAATCTTATTATTTATACGATTTAACAAATTAACTATCAAACTTATTAAAACAAAACACTATGAACTTACCTAA
- a CDS encoding DUF6892 domain-containing protein, translating to MSNQLNFKELNFKLAVINELMYVQEVLEPKLDVYEFIEKQRNLSSSEAYDVIEEEGYEIIPEVLEHFKNLELTSEMVENIEELDMDGGDEIYGQIIPFWDGEDDVFSVNSAVDAELLPNLKNISLLYSENDSLLEEFQEKGIEADWL from the coding sequence ATGAGTAATCAATTAAATTTTAAAGAATTAAACTTTAAACTAGCAGTGATTAATGAATTAATGTATGTTCAAGAAGTATTAGAGCCTAAATTAGACGTTTATGAGTTTATAGAAAAACAGCGAAACTTATCCAGTTCAGAAGCCTATGATGTTATTGAAGAAGAAGGTTATGAAATTATTCCTGAAGTATTAGAACATTTTAAAAACTTAGAACTCACTTCTGAAATGGTTGAAAACATTGAAGAACTAGACATGGATGGTGGTGACGAAATCTATGGTCAAATTATCCCTTTTTGGGACGGTGAAGATGATGTATTTAGTGTAAACTCTGCTGTTGATGCTGAACTACTTCCTAACTTAAAAAACATTTCTCTTCTTTACAGCGAAAATGATTCACTTTTAGAAGAATTTCAAGAAAAAGGAATTGAAGCTGATTGGCTATAA
- a CDS encoding Lrp/AsnC family transcriptional regulator, with translation MENQFDYIDKQILSKLRLDARKAYSQIAEELKVSNSLIHQRIKKLTAEGVIKNAEFVLEEKSLGYKTKSYTGIRLREARFAKEVMHELEKIPEITECNFVSGYYAIFILIFARDNEHLQKILYDNVHLIKGVAGTDTFICFDTCFKRHIPIE, from the coding sequence TTGGAAAATCAATTTGATTATATAGACAAACAAATACTTTCAAAATTACGTTTAGATGCTCGTAAAGCCTATTCGCAAATTGCGGAAGAATTAAAAGTTTCCAATTCCTTAATTCATCAACGCATTAAAAAACTAACCGCTGAAGGTGTGATTAAAAATGCGGAGTTTGTTTTAGAAGAAAAAAGCTTAGGCTATAAAACCAAATCATACACAGGTATTCGATTGCGTGAAGCTCGCTTTGCTAAAGAAGTAATGCACGAGTTGGAAAAAATACCCGAAATAACCGAATGTAACTTTGTTTCTGGTTACTACGCTATTTTTATTTTAATATTTGCTAGAGACAACGAACATTTACAAAAAATACTATACGATAACGTACATTTAATCAAAGGAGTAGCAGGAACCGATACTTTTATATGTTTCGATACCTGTTTTAAGCGTCACATTCCAATAGAATAA
- a CDS encoding M23 family metallopeptidase, with amino-acid sequence MERRKKRALVVKAIKIKRRVLIILVLLFTGFLIPQNLKMPVKGATKSDYNPKSFWYYPWGKSITHKGVDIFAKKNTKITSSTLGIVLFSGKTSMGGNTVLVLGPKWRLHYYAHLENVKTSSLTFVNNNSVIGTVGTSGNAAGKAPHLHYSILTIIPYVWKIDSERQGWKKMFYLNPIEFLEG; translated from the coding sequence TTGGAAAGAAGAAAAAAAAGAGCTTTGGTGGTAAAGGCTATTAAAATAAAAAGAAGAGTTCTTATTATTTTAGTGCTTCTATTTACAGGTTTTTTAATTCCTCAAAACTTAAAAATGCCTGTTAAGGGAGCTACCAAATCAGATTACAACCCAAAATCATTTTGGTATTACCCTTGGGGAAAATCAATTACTCACAAAGGGGTTGATATTTTTGCTAAGAAAAATACTAAAATCACTTCTTCTACTCTTGGAATAGTTTTATTTTCTGGAAAAACAAGTATGGGCGGAAATACAGTACTAGTTTTAGGTCCAAAATGGAGGCTACATTATTATGCACATTTAGAAAACGTAAAAACATCTTCTTTAACTTTTGTAAATAATAACTCAGTAATTGGTACTGTCGGAACTAGTGGGAATGCCGCTGGAAAAGCTCCACATTTACACTACTCTATACTTACTATAATACCTTATGTATGGAAGATTGATTCAGAAAGACAAGGGTGGAAAAAAATGTTTTATCTAAACCCTATTGAATTTTTAGAAGGCTAA
- the ctlX gene encoding citrulline utilization hydrolase CtlX produces the protein MQQTTNTILMVRPANFRMNEQTAVNNYYQQELSGMLPASINVKAQEEFDAFVEKLRAVGVSVVVTEDTKEPNTPDALFPNNWISFHENGDVAIYPMFAENRRLERREDVLEKLEEKGFVIENVVDYSEAEEEGIFLEGTGSMILDRYNRKAYCALSPRADEELFIEFCEDFEYTPVIFTANQTVKGRREAIYHTNVMMCVAESFSVVCLDSIDDKKEKKNLLKHLKSDGKEVIAISEQQVTQFAGNMLQVKGVNDERYLVMSSSAFKSLNPNQIKAIEKHCKILHSSLETIETCGGGSARCMMAEVFLPKA, from the coding sequence ATGCAACAAACAACAAATACAATTTTAATGGTCCGTCCCGCAAACTTTAGGATGAATGAGCAAACAGCAGTAAATAATTATTACCAGCAAGAGTTGTCAGGAATGTTACCTGCATCAATCAATGTTAAGGCACAAGAAGAGTTTGATGCTTTTGTAGAAAAATTGCGAGCTGTAGGAGTTAGTGTAGTAGTTACTGAAGATACCAAAGAGCCTAATACACCAGATGCATTATTTCCAAATAACTGGATTTCTTTTCATGAAAACGGAGACGTAGCTATCTACCCGATGTTTGCAGAGAATAGGCGTTTAGAACGTAGAGAAGACGTGTTGGAAAAACTAGAAGAGAAAGGTTTTGTAATTGAAAATGTTGTAGACTATTCAGAAGCAGAAGAGGAAGGGATTTTTTTAGAAGGAACAGGAAGTATGATTTTAGATAGATACAATAGAAAAGCCTATTGTGCCTTATCACCACGTGCAGATGAAGAATTGTTTATTGAGTTTTGTGAAGATTTTGAATACACACCTGTAATTTTTACAGCAAATCAAACAGTTAAAGGAAGGAGAGAAGCTATTTATCATACAAACGTAATGATGTGTGTTGCGGAAAGTTTTTCAGTGGTATGTTTAGATTCGATAGATGATAAAAAAGAAAAGAAAAACTTATTAAAACACTTAAAGTCGGATGGAAAAGAAGTTATTGCCATCTCAGAGCAACAAGTAACACAATTTGCAGGAAATATGTTACAAGTTAAAGGAGTAAATGACGAGCGTTACTTAGTAATGAGTTCTTCCGCCTTTAAATCATTAAACCCAAATCAAATTAAAGCTATAGAAAAACACTGTAAAATACTGCACAGCTCTCTAGAAACTATAGAAACCTGTGGTGGAGGAAGTGCTCGTTGTATGATGGCTGAGGTTTTTTTGCCAAAAGCCTAA
- a CDS encoding GNAT family N-acetyltransferase: protein MIIRKATTKDTKEIASYMLLAMEDIVYKFIGESSTKKALAFLEALIIQKNNQYSYENCWVIESDNKTIAAANIYDGADLKKLRKPVAALIKTMFNKELTYEYETQPGEYYIDCIGVNPSYQGKGVGSKILTFLIDEYVHKKSETLGLLVDKDNPNAKKLYLKLGFKVIDQKTLADKEMEHLQIQ from the coding sequence ATGATTATAAGAAAAGCCACTACTAAAGACACTAAAGAAATTGCTTCTTATATGTTATTAGCAATGGAAGACATTGTTTATAAATTTATAGGAGAAAGTTCTACAAAAAAAGCACTTGCCTTTTTAGAGGCATTAATTATTCAAAAAAACAACCAATACTCTTATGAAAACTGTTGGGTTATAGAAAGTGACAATAAAACTATTGCTGCAGCTAACATATATGATGGTGCAGATTTAAAAAAACTTAGAAAACCAGTAGCTGCATTAATAAAAACCATGTTTAATAAAGAACTAACATACGAATACGAAACCCAGCCTGGTGAGTATTATATTGATTGTATTGGTGTAAACCCTAGCTACCAAGGTAAAGGTGTTGGTTCTAAAATACTAACCTTTTTAATTGATGAATATGTTCATAAAAAGAGTGAAACATTAGGTCTTTTGGTTGATAAAGATAACCCTAATGCTAAAAAATTATATTTAAAGCTAGGTTTTAAAGTTATTGATCAAAAAACATTAGCCGATAAAGAAATGGAGCACTTACAAATACAGTAA
- a CDS encoding DUF4272 domain-containing protein yields the protein MGWFNRKKTSTNNTQTTQKDSSIVRSQSITTCLNAGFHPASSLPTIRETKLRPADEIAGRLHAIKALVLWLMVPSENLPDEKIINFINQNKLSGYMTLEEKEILDASRNDIELRNSIGWKFENAWPLAWYFGYDEPEISGQMMTGEQMQEIFINYTCSLDTLISDWLPQQHTLEEEKLVEKEDLFYCLHNAVRSAQLGGNTTPDGFDPIANGGVIHERRHSLTWMLSNGTEWEDTDLST from the coding sequence ATGGGATGGTTTAACAGAAAAAAAACTTCAACGAATAATACTCAAACAACTCAAAAAGATTCTTCAATAGTTAGATCTCAATCAATTACTACTTGTCTAAACGCCGGATTTCATCCTGCAAGTTCTCTCCCTACAATTAGAGAAACAAAGTTAAGACCTGCTGATGAAATTGCAGGAAGACTCCACGCTATAAAAGCTCTTGTTTTATGGCTTATGGTGCCTTCAGAAAATTTACCCGACGAAAAAATAATTAACTTCATTAATCAAAATAAACTTTCTGGTTACATGACCCTAGAGGAAAAAGAAATACTTGATGCTTCTAGAAATGATATTGAGTTAAGAAATTCTATTGGTTGGAAGTTTGAAAACGCATGGCCACTTGCTTGGTACTTTGGTTATGACGAGCCTGAAATTTCTGGTCAAATGATGACTGGTGAGCAAATGCAGGAAATCTTTATAAATTACACTTGTTCACTTGATACTTTAATTAGTGATTGGCTTCCTCAACAACACACTCTAGAAGAAGAAAAATTAGTAGAAAAAGAAGATTTATTTTACTGTTTGCATAATGCTGTAAGAAGTGCTCAACTAGGAGGAAACACTACTCCTGATGGCTTCGACCCTATTGCGAATGGAGGAGTTATACATGAACGTAGACATTCGTTAACATGGATGCTTTCTAACGGTACTGAATGGGAAGATACCGACCTCAGCACATAA
- a CDS encoding TQO small subunit DoxD, giving the protein MINNNIKNDSGLLVLAIRLVIGWTYFSAFWRRTILANKLDPEVAGYIGEKFNHFLPNALGIKPLIQYLVENPDILWLNMVIFTIIEGIVGLFIIFGLFTRIMSIGVFGLAMGILLGSGWIGTTCLDEWQIGVLGIATGYVLFLTGSGKYSIDNYFIKNNFSFTKKKWFAWLGSGVIPIKNHIFPKFVLIGSLAILGMTLFTNQVFHGGIWGTLHNKSVKPKLEITEAKISNDILSFDLFRTEGVDVYGSWVISVELSNQQNNTVIQYSQKDLASLTNENILNYYVAKIKPGKHSLVVPLGAKAKMIFKNQVFSNLSNGTYTLKITDISGAFWTHQITK; this is encoded by the coding sequence ATGATTAACAACAATATAAAAAATGATTCTGGACTTTTAGTTCTTGCTATACGTTTAGTTATTGGCTGGACATATTTTTCTGCCTTTTGGAGAAGAACAATTTTAGCTAATAAACTTGATCCTGAAGTAGCTGGGTACATTGGAGAAAAATTCAATCATTTTCTCCCTAACGCTTTAGGCATTAAACCTCTTATTCAATATTTAGTAGAAAATCCTGACATCCTATGGTTAAACATGGTAATATTTACCATTATTGAAGGAATTGTAGGTCTATTCATCATATTTGGTTTATTTACCAGAATAATGAGTATAGGTGTATTTGGGTTAGCAATGGGAATTCTCCTTGGCTCTGGTTGGATAGGTACAACATGTCTTGACGAATGGCAAATTGGTGTACTTGGAATTGCAACAGGTTATGTACTTTTTTTAACAGGCAGCGGTAAATATTCAATAGATAACTACTTCATAAAAAACAATTTTTCCTTTACTAAAAAGAAATGGTTTGCATGGTTAGGATCAGGAGTTATACCAATTAAGAACCATATTTTTCCAAAATTTGTTTTAATAGGGTCCTTGGCTATTTTAGGAATGACTTTATTCACAAACCAAGTATTTCATGGCGGAATTTGGGGTACACTTCATAACAAATCAGTAAAACCTAAATTAGAAATAACAGAAGCTAAAATTAGCAACGATATACTTTCTTTTGACCTTTTTAGAACAGAGGGTGTTGATGTTTACGGTTCTTGGGTTATCTCTGTTGAATTATCAAACCAACAAAATAATACTGTTATTCAGTATTCTCAAAAAGACTTAGCTTCTTTAACTAATGAAAACATCTTAAATTATTATGTTGCTAAAATAAAACCAGGTAAACACAGCTTGGTTGTGCCTTTAGGTGCTAAAGCTAAAATGATTTTCAAAAATCAAGTTTTTTCTAATCTTTCTAACGGAACATATACATTAAAAATAACTGATATTAGTGGTGCTTTTTGGACACATCAAATAACTAAATAG
- a CDS encoding FAD-binding and (Fe-S)-binding domain-containing protein, translating to MVQTTQLETFKKSLTGELFFDDLHKNIYATDASVYRKIPLAVAYPKNIEDIQLLIDFATKNNITLIPRTAGTSLAGQCVGDGIVVDVSKHFTNILAFDEINKTITVEPGIIRDDLNRFLKPFGLFFGPNTSTSNRCMIGGMVGNNSSGSTSIRYGVTRDKVIAIQGLLSDGSEVTFSEITSAEFNQKKIENSLEGNIYRAIYTELSQEAVQQEIKKEFPKESIHRRNTGYAVDEFLTSDLFGGAEPTINPAKFLSGSEGTLVFSTAITIQLDDLPPTQSIMVCPHFTSVNESLKATVTTMKHTLYACELMDKVILDCTKNNREQAKNRFFLQGDPEAVLMLEVSADTIEEAEILADKLIEDLKANNFGYHYPKVYGEDIAKVHQLRKAGLGLLGNIVGDDKAVACIEDTAVALEDLPTYIEEFTKIMDKYQQRAVYYAHAGAGELHLRPILNLKKKEDVVLFRKITTETAELVKKYQGSFSGEHGDGIVRAEFIPLMIGDKNYQLLRRIKKAFDPNNVFNKGKITDAFPMDQSLRYEIDRNEPEIETIQDFSDSEGILKLAEKCNGSGDCRKSPEAGGTLCPSYRATRNEKETTRARANTLREVLTNNTAQNKFNSKELKDILDLCLSCKACASECPSNVDIASMKAEFLHQYQETNGYSFRSKLFANNAKYNKLGSKFPVLTNFFTNTTLAKKVMGVATERSVPKLAKQPLSTWLENHKPIASKKTVYLFNDEFTNYYDAEIGKDAVVVLEKLGYEVKTVNHEESGRSYISKGFLKEAKEIANKNVNTFKELISEETPLIGLEPSAILTFRDEYLRLADDKTTAKKLSENCYTIEEFLAKEHTKGSIDTTKFSNETKELKIHGHCHQKALSSTHASFSILNIPKNYKVTIMNTGCCGMAGSFGYEKEHYKVSMQVGEDTLFPKVRNCSVDTEIVAAGTSCRHQIYDGTKRLAKHPVTILKEALL from the coding sequence ATGGTACAAACAACACAACTAGAAACGTTCAAAAAATCATTAACTGGCGAACTATTTTTTGACGACCTACATAAAAACATTTACGCAACCGATGCTTCGGTATATCGTAAAATCCCACTAGCAGTTGCATATCCTAAGAACATAGAGGATATTCAGCTATTAATTGATTTTGCTACTAAAAATAACATCACCTTAATTCCGCGTACAGCAGGAACTTCATTAGCAGGACAGTGTGTGGGAGATGGAATTGTTGTAGACGTTTCTAAACACTTTACCAACATACTGGCTTTTGATGAGATTAACAAAACCATTACGGTAGAGCCAGGAATTATTCGTGACGATTTAAACCGCTTCCTAAAACCATTCGGGTTATTTTTTGGTCCGAATACCTCAACCTCTAACCGTTGTATGATTGGCGGAATGGTAGGTAATAACTCTTCAGGAAGTACTTCTATTCGTTATGGAGTAACTCGTGATAAAGTAATTGCTATTCAAGGCTTGTTAAGTGACGGTAGTGAAGTTACTTTTTCTGAAATTACTTCAGCTGAATTCAATCAAAAGAAAATAGAAAATTCGTTAGAAGGAAATATCTATCGTGCTATTTATACAGAACTTTCTCAAGAAGCTGTTCAGCAAGAAATAAAAAAAGAATTCCCAAAAGAAAGCATTCACCGAAGAAATACAGGATATGCTGTTGATGAATTTTTAACTTCCGATTTATTTGGTGGGGCAGAACCAACTATCAACCCTGCTAAATTTTTATCAGGAAGTGAAGGAACTTTAGTGTTTTCAACAGCTATTACAATTCAACTAGACGACCTACCTCCTACACAAAGTATTATGGTATGTCCGCATTTTACTAGTGTAAACGAAAGCTTAAAAGCTACTGTTACTACCATGAAGCATACACTCTATGCTTGTGAATTAATGGATAAAGTAATTTTAGATTGTACTAAAAATAACCGTGAACAAGCCAAAAACCGTTTCTTTTTACAAGGAGATCCAGAAGCTGTGTTAATGTTAGAAGTTTCGGCAGACACTATAGAAGAAGCTGAAATATTAGCCGATAAACTTATTGAAGATTTAAAAGCAAACAATTTTGGGTACCACTATCCTAAAGTATATGGCGAAGACATTGCTAAAGTACATCAACTACGAAAAGCAGGTTTAGGATTATTAGGAAATATTGTTGGAGACGATAAAGCGGTAGCTTGTATTGAAGATACTGCCGTAGCCTTGGAGGATTTACCTACTTATATTGAGGAATTCACCAAAATTATGGATAAATATCAGCAAAGAGCAGTGTATTATGCACATGCAGGAGCTGGTGAGCTACACTTACGTCCTATTTTGAATTTAAAGAAAAAGGAAGACGTAGTATTATTTAGAAAAATAACTACTGAAACTGCTGAGTTAGTTAAGAAGTATCAAGGATCGTTTAGTGGTGAACATGGTGATGGTATTGTGCGTGCGGAATTTATTCCGTTGATGATAGGTGACAAAAACTACCAATTATTACGAAGAATAAAAAAAGCATTTGATCCGAACAATGTGTTCAACAAAGGAAAAATTACGGATGCTTTTCCAATGGATCAAAGTTTGCGCTATGAAATTGACAGAAATGAACCTGAAATAGAAACCATTCAAGATTTTTCAGATAGTGAAGGTATTTTAAAACTAGCTGAAAAATGTAACGGTTCAGGTGATTGCCGTAAATCTCCCGAAGCTGGCGGGACTTTATGCCCTAGTTATCGAGCAACTCGAAACGAAAAAGAAACTACCCGTGCTAGAGCCAATACACTTCGTGAAGTTTTAACGAATAATACCGCTCAAAACAAGTTCAATTCTAAAGAATTAAAAGACATCCTAGACCTATGTTTGAGTTGTAAGGCTTGTGCTAGCGAATGTCCGAGTAATGTAGATATTGCTTCGATGAAAGCAGAATTCTTGCACCAATATCAAGAAACAAACGGATATTCTTTCCGCAGTAAATTATTTGCTAACAATGCTAAATACAATAAATTAGGAAGTAAGTTCCCTGTACTAACAAATTTCTTTACCAATACTACTCTAGCTAAAAAGGTTATGGGAGTTGCCACAGAACGTTCTGTTCCTAAGTTAGCAAAACAACCTTTAAGTACTTGGTTAGAAAACCATAAACCAATAGCTTCTAAAAAAACAGTGTATTTATTTAATGATGAGTTTACCAACTATTATGATGCAGAAATTGGAAAAGACGCAGTTGTTGTATTGGAAAAACTAGGATATGAAGTAAAAACCGTGAACCACGAAGAAAGTGGGCGTAGCTATATCTCAAAAGGTTTTTTAAAAGAAGCTAAAGAAATTGCTAATAAAAATGTAAACACTTTTAAAGAACTAATTTCTGAAGAAACTCCATTAATTGGATTAGAACCTTCGGCTATTTTAACCTTTAGAGATGAGTACTTACGTTTAGCAGATGATAAAACAACAGCCAAAAAGCTTTCTGAAAACTGTTACACTATTGAAGAATTTTTAGCTAAAGAACATACTAAAGGCTCTATAGACACCACTAAATTTAGCAATGAAACTAAAGAGCTTAAAATACATGGACATTGTCACCAAAAAGCTTTGTCTAGTACACACGCTTCTTTTTCTATTTTAAACATTCCTAAAAACTACAAGGTGACCATTATGAATACTGGTTGTTGTGGTATGGCAGGATCTTTTGGGTATGAAAAAGAACACTATAAAGTAAGTATGCAAGTGGGGGAAGATACGTTGTTTCCTAAGGTTAGAAACTGTTCGGTTGATACAGAAATAGTCGCTGCTGGTACTAGTTGTCGTCATCAAATTTATGACGGAACAAAGCGTTTAGCAAAACATCCTGTAACTATTTTAAAAGAAGCTTTGTTATAA